The following proteins come from a genomic window of Bacteroidota bacterium:
- the gatD gene encoding Glu-tRNA(Gln) amidotransferase subunit GatD, whose translation MAEDFFQGYKGESLKMLKKFNVRVWGQAKFETSRGIFKGTVLPRAENDDDQHIVVKIPTGYNIGIDIATVTDIKETGYKKANYKIPEKEFPYTEGLPKVKLIGTGGTIASRLDYRTGAVIPAFSPGELYGAVPELADICNLTTEKVFAVFSENMGPDQYKQLAIAIGKEIENGIQGVMIGHGTDTLHHTAAALSFMIQNPPIPIVLVGSQRSSDRPSSDAALNLIHCAYTAGHSDIAEVMVCMFGPTSDEYGFLHRGTRVRKMHSSYRSTFRTIGDTPLATVTRNSVKPLKEKYNHRRKDRDVKIYPYFEERTTMLYYYPQIKAEVMDSLVEMGYKGIVIVGTGLGHVNKELYPAIERATKKGVAIYMTLQTIWGYVHMFVYDTGRDMMAKGVIPAGNMLPEVAWVKLGWALGMVSEQEKQSGKKFERVERLEKVKDIMLAPINDEITEREPYNGYLVYQGGVKEVEEFVRKFRK comes from the coding sequence ATGGCTGAAGATTTTTTTCAAGGATATAAAGGCGAAAGCCTCAAAATGTTAAAGAAATTTAATGTACGTGTTTGGGGACAAGCAAAGTTCGAAACCTCACGAGGTATTTTTAAGGGAACAGTACTTCCACGAGCCGAAAACGACGATGACCAGCACATTGTGGTAAAAATTCCAACAGGTTATAATATAGGAATTGATATTGCTACCGTAACTGATATTAAAGAAACAGGATATAAAAAAGCAAACTATAAAATTCCTGAAAAAGAATTCCCCTATACCGAAGGACTTCCTAAAGTTAAACTTATTGGTACCGGAGGAACTATTGCTTCGCGTTTAGACTACCGAACAGGTGCAGTAATTCCTGCTTTTTCGCCTGGCGAATTATATGGAGCAGTGCCGGAACTTGCTGATATTTGTAATCTTACAACAGAAAAAGTTTTTGCTGTTTTTAGCGAAAATATGGGTCCAGACCAATACAAACAATTAGCAATTGCCATAGGAAAAGAAATTGAAAATGGAATTCAAGGGGTAATGATTGGGCATGGCACCGACACATTACACCACACAGCCGCTGCACTTTCGTTCATGATTCAAAACCCTCCAATTCCAATAGTTTTGGTTGGTTCGCAACGCTCTTCAGACCGCCCTTCATCCGATGCTGCTCTCAACCTTATTCACTGTGCATACACAGCAGGACATTCAGATATTGCCGAGGTTATGGTTTGCATGTTTGGTCCAACATCTGACGAATACGGATTTTTACATCGTGGAACACGCGTTAGAAAGATGCACTCTTCTTATCGCTCAACTTTCAGAACAATCGGTGATACTCCTTTAGCTACCGTTACTAGAAACTCTGTAAAGCCATTAAAGGAAAAATATAACCACAGGCGAAAAGATCGTGATGTGAAAATTTATCCTTATTTTGAAGAAAGAACAACTATGCTTTATTATTATCCACAAATAAAAGCTGAAGTTATGGATTCGCTTGTTGAGATGGGTTATAAAGGAATTGTGATTGTCGGAACCGGACTTGGTCATGTAAATAAAGAATTGTATCCGGCAATTGAACGAGCTACAAAAAAAGGAGTTGCAATATATATGACACTGCAAACTATTTGGGGTTATGTGCATATGTTTGTGTACGATACTGGACGCGATATGATGGCAAAAGGAGTAATTCCTGCTGGAAATATGCTACCCGAAGTAGCATGGGTGAAATTAGGTTGGGCTCTTGGAATGGTAAGCGAGCAAGAAAAACAAAGCGGGAAAAAATTCGAAAGAGTTGAAAGATTGGAAAAAGTAAAAGATATTATGCTTGCACCAATTAACGATGAAATTACTGAAAGAGAACCCTATAACGGTTACCTTGTCTATCAAGGTGGTGTAAAAGAAGTTGAGGAATTTGTCAGGAAATTTAGAAAGTAA
- the gatE gene encoding Glu-tRNA(Gln) amidotransferase subunit GatE: MEKKFDAVANYQLSRKEIGYLSRKDAANEDYKRIGFMSGLEVHQQLDTKRKLFCHCPAGIYHQNDDYNAEVIRHMRPTLSELGEYDGTALMEFKTKKEIVYRINNKTACTYEVDDTPPFKIDREALEKALEISILSKLNIVGEVHITRKQYLDGSIPTGFQRTAILGVEGEIQLKNKKVRLIQLSIEEDSCREISDVGHTRVYKTDRLGMPLIETVTYPDCETPDELMEAAQYIRFLNRSTEKVRVGMGAGREDVNVSCAGGTRVEIKGVAHNKWIPELSHNEAFRQWALLRMRDKLLEKIKNPKNWKIDYKKIDSAMFESECEQLNFAKKNRNHIYAVNLPNFKGALSHFTQPDKIFADEITNRLKVIACIEKPNMIHSEELTQIFQESDFKNIRNIFNSGKNDAQIIFWGPKDDIETALETIEERCQMALAGIPNETRKSFADGTTIFERVLPGADRMYPDTDSAPIPLENDYIENLRKNIPIDISERYAQMQKWEIPEDTFFYILRNNLVPLIERISSKLKINARFIGTFFGHTLKSIEGRMSKHPDFTYEKVYGIFNYLAKNNIEPIYAKRMLPIVFEHPSMDFESILTILKFKKRTKQELLAPIDFLKEKFKDIRISKNEGVTANWLMGQIHSQAIGNVSLKELFEEIKKEL, translated from the coding sequence ATGGAAAAGAAATTTGATGCTGTGGCAAACTATCAGCTTTCCCGAAAGGAAATAGGATATCTTAGTAGAAAAGATGCTGCTAACGAGGATTATAAGCGAATAGGCTTTATGTCGGGCTTAGAAGTTCATCAACAATTAGATACTAAAAGGAAGCTTTTTTGTCATTGTCCTGCCGGAATTTACCACCAAAACGACGATTATAATGCTGAGGTAATTCGTCATATGCGACCCACATTAAGCGAGCTTGGCGAATATGACGGAACGGCATTGATGGAATTTAAAACTAAAAAAGAAATTGTTTACAGAATAAACAATAAGACAGCCTGTACTTACGAAGTTGATGATACACCTCCTTTCAAAATTGACCGGGAGGCACTCGAAAAAGCATTGGAAATTTCAATTCTCTCGAAACTAAATATTGTTGGCGAAGTACATATTACTAGAAAACAATATCTAGATGGCAGCATCCCCACCGGTTTTCAACGAACAGCCATTCTCGGAGTTGAAGGAGAAATTCAATTAAAAAACAAAAAAGTTAGACTCATTCAATTGAGCATTGAAGAGGATTCTTGTAGGGAAATTTCAGATGTTGGACACACGCGTGTTTATAAAACCGACAGACTTGGAATGCCTTTGATAGAAACTGTAACCTACCCAGATTGTGAAACGCCGGACGAATTGATGGAGGCAGCACAGTATATTAGATTTCTCAATAGAAGTACCGAGAAAGTTAGAGTAGGAATGGGTGCTGGCCGCGAAGACGTAAATGTTAGTTGTGCAGGAGGAACACGTGTTGAAATTAAAGGCGTGGCACATAATAAATGGATACCTGAATTGTCTCATAACGAAGCTTTCCGGCAGTGGGCTTTGCTACGAATGAGAGACAAACTCTTAGAAAAAATCAAGAATCCCAAGAACTGGAAAATTGATTATAAAAAAATTGATTCTGCTATGTTCGAATCTGAGTGTGAACAACTTAATTTTGCAAAAAAGAATCGCAATCATATTTATGCTGTAAATCTACCAAATTTCAAAGGAGCTTTATCTCATTTTACTCAACCGGACAAGATCTTTGCCGATGAAATAACAAACAGGCTTAAAGTAATTGCTTGCATAGAAAAACCAAATATGATTCATTCAGAGGAACTTACACAAATTTTTCAAGAATCGGATTTCAAAAATATCAGAAATATTTTCAATTCAGGAAAAAACGATGCTCAGATAATTTTCTGGGGACCTAAAGACGATATAGAAACAGCTCTGGAAACTATAGAAGAAAGGTGTCAGATGGCTCTTGCAGGCATTCCAAACGAAACACGAAAATCTTTTGCTGATGGTACAACAATTTTTGAAAGGGTTCTTCCCGGAGCCGATAGAATGTACCCCGATACTGATTCAGCACCTATTCCTTTAGAAAATGATTATATTGAAAATCTACGTAAGAATATCCCTATTGATATATCGGAAAGATATGCACAAATGCAAAAATGGGAAATTCCTGAGGATACATTTTTTTATATTTTAAGAAATAACCTTGTACCTTTAATCGAAAGAATTTCTTCCAAGCTAAAAATTAATGCGAGATTTATTGGAACATTTTTCGGGCACACTCTAAAAAGTATCGAAGGACGGATGTCGAAACATCCGGATTTTACTTATGAAAAAGTTTATGGCATATTCAATTATCTTGCTAAAAACAATATTGAGCCTATATATGCTAAGAGGATGCTACCCATAGTTTTTGAACATCCTAGTATGGATTTTGAATCGATACTCACCATTTTAAAGTTTAAAAAACGCACAAAACAAGAATTGCTTGCTCCTATAGATTTTCTTAAAGAGAAATTTAAAGATATTAGAATCTCTAAAAATGAAGGTGTTACAGCCAACTGGTTGATGGGGCAAATTCATTCGCAGGCAATCGGGAATGTTTCGCTAAAAGAATTATTTGAAGAAATCAAAAAGGAATTATAA
- a CDS encoding phosphoenolpyruvate synthase → MKDIYFGLLIRKRIKNVLLISSKYDAFLIEQDGRIDEQIFNEYVSLNLRYPPSFLLAHTSKETFKILSEDSIDLVIIMLGVGNKEVFEIAREIKQENIDLPIVLLTNFSKELIEKIDSGYLSTIDYIFSWLGNADILMAIIKLIEDKMNLVHDVEEIGVQVILFVEDSIRYYSSYLPHVYKIIFVQSKRFMQEGLNDHEKMLRMRGRPKILHATNYEDANRIYDKYKNSLLGIISDIEFSRSGKIDKDAGIRFCRKVKEDDKFMPVILQSSDKSYEEIARKLGAGFIYKYSKNLSIDIRNYLIRELAFGDFVFYDPDSMLEIARANNLHSFQQIIAKIPARSIEYHSSNNHFSKWLNARALFYISSVFKILSKSDFQDAEEIREYMLDTISLFRKTKGRGVIAKFNKRYFDEYQIFSRIGNGSLGGKARGLAFIDSIITKNKLSDKFEGVNITIPQTVVLCSDIFDNFMESNNLYEIAYSGISDEQILKCFVDAKLPGRVHQDLYAFISVVKNPIAVRSSSLLEDSHYQPFAGVYSTYMLPFIETDSKLMIRILSDAIKCVYASVFFKSSRSYVSATTNVIDEEKMSIILQEVCGNKYGNRFYPSFSGVARSLNFYPIEPETSDDGIANIALGLGKTIVEGGTSIRFSPKFPQKVLQLSSPEMTLKSTQKNFYALNLDQSSFKASTDDGVNLLKLRIKEAEKDKSLKDIASTYDFQNGIIREGTIYEGKKLITFSNILKHNVFPLAEILQTLLKIGEQEMNCPIEIEFAVNLDTPKGKPRIFNFLQIRPIVENEEIIDCDIENIPDVNKIIHSNSALGNGKISDLCDLVYVKPESFEASKSEKIVEHIEKINDRFIKENKNYILVGPGRWGSSDHWLGIPVKWSQISKAKLIVESGLQNYRIDPSQGTHFFQNITSFRIGYFTINPYINDGIYDLDFLSNIKAKFEDEFIRHIRFSTPLNVIIDGKKNMGIVMKPEK, encoded by the coding sequence ATGAAAGACATCTATTTCGGCCTCCTCATCAGAAAAAGAATTAAAAATGTATTGTTGATTAGCAGTAAATACGATGCATTCCTGATTGAACAAGATGGCAGAATAGACGAACAAATTTTTAACGAATATGTTTCTTTAAACCTACGTTATCCTCCGAGTTTTTTGCTTGCTCATACATCTAAGGAAACTTTCAAAATTTTAAGCGAAGATAGCATCGACTTAGTTATAATTATGTTGGGAGTAGGAAATAAAGAGGTTTTTGAAATTGCAAGAGAAATTAAGCAGGAGAACATAGATTTACCAATAGTTTTGCTTACAAATTTCTCGAAAGAGCTAATAGAAAAAATTGACAGTGGCTATTTATCTACCATCGATTACATTTTTAGCTGGCTTGGCAATGCCGATATTTTGATGGCAATCATCAAACTCATAGAAGATAAAATGAACCTAGTTCACGATGTTGAAGAAATTGGTGTTCAGGTGATTTTGTTTGTTGAGGATTCAATTAGGTACTATTCGAGCTATCTTCCACATGTTTATAAAATCATTTTTGTACAATCGAAACGCTTTATGCAGGAAGGTTTGAACGATCATGAAAAAATGCTGAGAATGCGCGGCCGTCCGAAAATTTTACATGCTACAAATTATGAAGATGCAAACAGAATTTATGACAAGTATAAAAATAGTCTTTTGGGCATAATTTCAGATATTGAGTTCAGTAGAAGTGGGAAAATTGATAAAGATGCAGGGATTCGGTTTTGCAGAAAAGTGAAAGAAGATGATAAATTTATGCCCGTTATTTTACAATCTTCCGATAAATCATATGAAGAAATAGCTCGCAAACTTGGAGCAGGATTTATTTATAAATATTCGAAAAATCTGTCAATCGATATACGAAATTATTTAATAAGAGAATTGGCATTTGGCGATTTCGTATTTTACGACCCCGACAGTATGTTAGAAATAGCCCGTGCAAACAATTTGCATAGCTTTCAGCAAATTATTGCAAAAATTCCAGCACGTTCAATCGAGTATCATTCTTCAAACAACCACTTTTCTAAATGGCTGAATGCAAGAGCATTATTCTATATTAGTTCAGTTTTTAAAATACTTTCCAAATCTGATTTTCAAGATGCTGAAGAAATCAGAGAGTACATGTTAGACACTATTTCCCTTTTCAGAAAAACCAAAGGTAGAGGAGTTATTGCAAAGTTCAATAAGAGATATTTCGACGAGTATCAGATTTTTTCAAGAATCGGCAACGGTTCACTTGGAGGAAAGGCCCGTGGATTAGCTTTTATCGATTCCATTATTACAAAAAACAAACTATCCGACAAATTTGAAGGAGTAAATATTACTATTCCTCAAACTGTAGTTCTTTGCAGTGATATTTTCGATAATTTTATGGAAAGTAATAATTTGTACGAAATTGCTTATTCTGGCATCTCAGACGAGCAAATCCTGAAATGTTTTGTAGATGCAAAACTTCCGGGCAGAGTACATCAAGACCTTTATGCATTTATTTCTGTAGTGAAAAATCCTATCGCCGTTAGATCATCCAGTCTATTAGAAGATTCACACTATCAGCCGTTTGCAGGAGTATATTCTACATATATGCTTCCCTTTATCGAAACTGATAGTAAACTTATGATAAGAATTTTATCGGATGCTATAAAATGTGTTTACGCTTCAGTATTTTTTAAAAGTAGTAGATCATATGTTTCAGCAACAACTAATGTCATCGATGAAGAAAAAATGAGTATTATTTTGCAGGAAGTTTGTGGCAACAAGTATGGAAACAGATTCTATCCAAGTTTTTCGGGAGTAGCTCGGTCGCTAAATTTTTATCCCATAGAGCCCGAAACAAGCGATGATGGAATTGCAAATATAGCTCTTGGTTTAGGGAAAACTATAGTTGAAGGCGGGACTTCAATACGGTTTTCGCCAAAATTCCCACAAAAAGTATTGCAATTATCGTCGCCGGAAATGACCCTGAAAAGTACTCAAAAGAATTTTTATGCCCTGAATTTAGACCAATCGAGTTTCAAAGCCTCCACAGACGATGGTGTAAATTTACTAAAACTCAGAATTAAAGAAGCCGAAAAAGATAAGTCATTAAAAGATATCGCCTCAACCTACGATTTTCAGAACGGAATAATCAGAGAAGGGACAATATATGAAGGGAAAAAACTAATAACCTTTTCTAATATTCTGAAGCACAATGTTTTTCCTCTTGCCGAGATTTTGCAAACACTCTTAAAAATTGGGGAGCAAGAAATGAACTGCCCCATAGAAATAGAATTTGCCGTAAATTTGGATACTCCCAAAGGAAAACCCAGGATTTTCAATTTTTTACAAATTAGACCAATTGTTGAAAATGAAGAAATTATTGATTGTGACATTGAAAATATTCCAGACGTAAATAAAATAATACATTCAAATTCTGCTCTTGGTAATGGAAAAATTAGCGATTTATGCGATTTAGTCTATGTAAAACCTGAATCCTTTGAGGCTTCTAAAAGTGAAAAAATTGTTGAGCATATAGAAAAGATAAACGATAGATTTATTAAAGAAAATAAAAACTATATACTAGTTGGTCCTGGAAGATGGGGCTCGTCCGATCATTGGTTGGGAATTCCTGTGAAATGGTCGCAAATTTCGAAAGCAAAACTTATTGTTGAATCCGGATTGCAAAATTATAGAATAGACCCAAGTCAAGGGACTCACTTTTTTCAGAATATTACCTCCTTTAGAATTGGCTATTTTACAATCAATCCTTACATTAATGATGGAATTTACGATTTAGACTTTTTATCTAATATAAAAGCTAAATTTGAAGATGAGTTTATTCGTCATATTCGTTTTTCAACTCCATTGAATGTTATTATTGATGGGAAGAAAAATATGGGAATTGTTATGAAACCTGAAAAATAA